In Acaryochloris marina S15, a single genomic region encodes these proteins:
- a CDS encoding translocation/assembly module TamB domain-containing protein, with amino-acid sequence MPQEPSGGEQAPRPFRRLWLILFSRPVIGTALVLLAILIWGGWRILGFINEELAPQIAKELTKSLNRPVLLGDVKSYSLTGLQFGPSSVPAHTYESNGRTLEDQDEGKVQAVNVQFDVWKTLWTRTLNLDVTLVDAELYLDQTEDGKWVSTTLTQDDSEGLVKIQLDSLSVDGGEAVIDPYGAEARTLRDLKGVLTLHDNNEKLKVEGNGTLDSGGKARLKGEWLQPSQSLKLDVKAKQVQITPLMGFVPTDIPIQVRSGEVDGDFQLKYRPQAPIQLTGTTEVKDADIRVPEQNIWVKAKEFQGELDVEYSPNQQLPKVGGEAQFRSADLYVPENLLFQNGRSQRQHLRRTNGTLKFLKDKESLQFEARGTIASGGRLRAKGETTLDLSKIKVSVLAQNVSAPIFDRAFQTPVAIRSGQVDANVTLYLDQAKKPSMRGTARMKDIDAQLIGLPKSFYDANGFIRLRGLTATLEGVTARYDQVPVAAKGSIDIERGYNLSARIPGLDVNTALATLEVPALPVPIAGEVSIPDIRITGPIERPFIAGEVVMASGTKIDRVPFETIKAEFTLDNPSLAVTRILAVPEAGGEITGTALYNLLPGEDLAADVDVVGVPGDEIASLYEVPSGLTIGPINAQTQVRGQPEDLRTLIAFQAPRATYPTNGEMRLRKGITRLENVVAQVAGGTARLDGYFDQTDLKADVRLAGIGLSNFAPELKGDLSGDVALNGPIAALSPDTLRAQGQVNFSQGLSLLEQPLDARFRWTGRQIVVQSATAKGFRADGTIDADFQTPQGPQITALDLNIKADDYDLRTLAALGPTAIPLTGQADLTGRITGTPEAPNLVATLQLEDLAVSQFRFEPLMKGNLAFGQGVEMQVGGERDRIHVSLNSQFLPNSFLIRRDQALAKGTTQGDILQAEVQKFPLQPLNLGSIANLGIGTVSGTASGQFQANLKQQTLDGNFAVDQPALNQIQAQTLTGKIRYRDGIANLDQGTLLKDDSQYVLNAKFIPSDNPRYSGDLAITKGNLADVVALYETVDFANLGSPQPQTYGTAADLKTISVGVNGPLLTQLRRFTEIQQLAIIQANKQEQSLFALDGLTGQFGGQIDFAGSVKTGVNADFDIRGQDFKLGLYGIDQLIVKGELEDGLLSLQPLRIKTGESLLAFQGELGSSYQSGQLQLQNISVEPINPFLDLPVTVTGKLNGTLNLAGNLEDPQLEGQFELVDGRLDDAVVNSAQTTLSYKQALLKIDSQARINNSQPLILKGEVPYSPFFSSVTPATDQVSLTASIRDDGLSLLSLLTDQVTWEGGNGALDVKVNGTIDQPVVDGSIRFQDAKLQAAALKQPLTNLNGTIKFDRNLVTIPQLTANIGDGRLVTKGSLPIFQASNQQDLNVRLEDLDLNVQELYQGGVNGAIVVKGSALQPQIGGKLQLTNGKVKLANASAAESAVPGTVPQPAAGNPIDFNNLVVQIGDNVKISQPPVLSFMATGELKINGTVDQPLADGVVSFRKGSINLITTLFSVDSRRDNFARFESRFGLDPYLNIGMKTTVTEVVRASTTDLNEFAELPSSAIGAVQSVKVSATVDGRASELLADFDDVVTLSSRPGRTNPQIIALLGGGIDRSLQDGQATQAAANIASSAAFSSVQQALNDALGSRASFRAFPVLLPNQSNNQSAVLAFGAELGFDITDRFSASVLQILTGVDEPTLFNLSYEINNQIRARSSVSSEGEAVGVLEYRIQF; translated from the coding sequence ATGCCTCAAGAACCTTCCGGTGGAGAGCAAGCTCCACGCCCCTTTCGCCGCCTCTGGCTGATTTTATTCAGTCGCCCAGTGATAGGCACAGCCCTCGTTCTTCTCGCAATCTTAATTTGGGGCGGTTGGCGAATCTTAGGCTTTATCAACGAAGAACTTGCTCCCCAGATTGCCAAAGAACTCACAAAGTCCCTGAATCGCCCAGTGCTGTTAGGCGATGTAAAAAGTTATTCACTGACGGGACTACAGTTTGGACCGTCTTCGGTACCCGCTCATACCTATGAGAGCAACGGTCGAACCCTCGAAGATCAGGATGAAGGTAAGGTTCAAGCCGTTAATGTCCAGTTCGATGTTTGGAAAACCCTCTGGACCCGGACCCTTAATTTAGATGTGACATTGGTTGATGCGGAACTGTATCTCGACCAAACCGAAGATGGAAAGTGGGTATCAACGACTCTTACTCAGGATGATTCTGAGGGATTGGTCAAAATTCAGCTTGATTCTCTAAGTGTCGATGGGGGAGAGGCCGTTATTGATCCCTATGGTGCAGAGGCTCGGACCCTGAGGGATTTGAAGGGTGTTCTAACGCTCCATGACAACAATGAGAAGCTGAAGGTTGAGGGAAATGGCACTTTAGACTCGGGTGGCAAAGCCAGACTAAAAGGGGAGTGGTTGCAGCCCAGTCAATCCCTGAAGTTAGATGTCAAGGCTAAACAGGTTCAAATTACCCCGTTAATGGGGTTTGTGCCCACAGATATTCCCATTCAAGTTCGTTCTGGCGAAGTGGATGGGGATTTTCAGTTAAAATACCGACCTCAAGCCCCCATTCAATTGACTGGAACGACAGAAGTCAAAGATGCCGATATTCGTGTGCCTGAACAGAATATTTGGGTGAAGGCAAAAGAATTTCAGGGAGAGTTGGATGTTGAGTATTCTCCCAATCAGCAGCTTCCCAAAGTGGGGGGAGAAGCCCAGTTTCGATCGGCGGATCTTTATGTACCTGAAAATTTACTGTTTCAAAATGGGCGATCGCAACGTCAGCACCTTCGTCGCACAAATGGCACCTTAAAATTCCTAAAGGACAAAGAAAGCCTGCAATTTGAAGCCCGAGGCACGATTGCCAGTGGGGGGCGACTGCGGGCTAAGGGGGAAACAACCCTCGATTTAAGCAAGATCAAAGTTTCCGTCTTGGCCCAGAATGTTTCTGCACCTATTTTTGATCGAGCGTTTCAAACCCCTGTGGCGATTCGTTCAGGCCAAGTGGATGCCAACGTCACGTTATACCTAGATCAGGCTAAAAAACCGAGTATGCGCGGCACCGCCCGCATGAAGGATATCGATGCTCAACTGATCGGCCTTCCCAAGTCTTTTTATGATGCCAATGGATTTATTCGCTTAAGGGGATTAACTGCCACCCTAGAAGGAGTAACGGCTCGATATGACCAAGTGCCTGTGGCGGCAAAAGGCTCGATTGATATTGAGCGAGGCTATAACCTTTCTGCCCGTATTCCTGGATTGGATGTCAATACGGCTCTGGCTACCCTAGAAGTGCCTGCATTGCCTGTGCCCATTGCGGGTGAAGTGAGTATCCCAGATATTCGGATTACGGGTCCGATTGAACGACCTTTTATTGCTGGGGAAGTCGTCATGGCTTCGGGCACCAAAATTGACCGAGTGCCTTTTGAGACGATTAAAGCTGAATTCACGTTAGATAATCCGTCCCTAGCAGTTACACGGATTTTGGCAGTGCCTGAAGCCGGGGGAGAAATTACGGGCACGGCCCTCTATAACCTATTACCCGGAGAAGACCTGGCGGCGGATGTTGATGTTGTGGGGGTGCCAGGGGATGAGATCGCATCCCTATACGAGGTGCCATCGGGTCTAACGATTGGTCCGATCAATGCTCAGACTCAGGTTCGAGGACAGCCCGAAGATTTACGTACCCTGATTGCCTTTCAAGCGCCCCGAGCCACCTATCCCACTAATGGGGAAATGCGCTTGCGAAAAGGGATTACTCGTCTAGAGAATGTCGTGGCTCAGGTGGCTGGTGGGACGGCTCGGCTGGATGGATATTTTGACCAAACCGATCTGAAAGCTGATGTCAGATTGGCAGGCATTGGGCTATCCAATTTTGCGCCTGAATTAAAGGGGGATTTGAGTGGTGATGTCGCTCTCAATGGTCCCATTGCTGCCCTCAGCCCTGATACCCTTCGAGCCCAAGGCCAAGTGAATTTTTCCCAGGGATTATCGCTGCTTGAACAGCCGCTGGATGCGCGATTCCGATGGACGGGGCGCCAGATTGTGGTGCAGTCAGCGACGGCTAAGGGGTTCCGTGCGGATGGAACCATTGATGCTGACTTCCAGACTCCTCAAGGCCCCCAAATCACGGCTTTGGATCTTAACATCAAGGCAGACGATTATGATTTACGAACCCTAGCAGCGTTGGGACCCACGGCTATTCCACTTACAGGACAGGCCGACCTCACAGGACGCATCACTGGGACGCCCGAAGCCCCCAATTTAGTGGCGACCCTGCAGTTAGAAGACTTAGCGGTGTCTCAGTTTCGGTTTGAACCGTTGATGAAAGGTAACTTGGCCTTTGGCCAAGGAGTTGAGATGCAGGTGGGGGGAGAACGCGATCGCATCCACGTATCCCTCAATTCACAATTCCTGCCCAACTCTTTTCTGATCCGCAGAGATCAGGCATTAGCCAAAGGAACGACTCAAGGCGATATCCTCCAGGCAGAAGTTCAGAAATTTCCCCTACAACCTTTGAATTTAGGTTCTATAGCTAATTTAGGCATAGGCACAGTCTCTGGGACCGCCTCTGGCCAATTCCAAGCCAATTTGAAACAACAAACCCTAGACGGTAACTTTGCCGTTGATCAACCAGCCCTCAACCAGATTCAAGCCCAAACCCTAACAGGCAAGATTCGCTATCGAGATGGAATCGCCAATCTAGACCAGGGGACATTGCTCAAGGATGATAGCCAATATGTATTAAATGCAAAATTTATTCCCAGTGATAACCCTCGGTACTCTGGCGATTTAGCGATTACGAAAGGTAATCTTGCTGATGTTGTAGCGTTGTATGAGACTGTAGATTTTGCCAACTTAGGATCGCCCCAGCCCCAAACCTATGGAACGGCTGCAGATTTAAAAACCATTTCGGTTGGTGTGAACGGCCCTTTACTGACTCAACTGCGCCGTTTTACTGAAATTCAGCAGCTAGCCATTATCCAAGCCAACAAGCAGGAGCAAAGCTTATTTGCTTTGGATGGATTAACAGGGCAGTTTGGAGGCCAAATTGACTTTGCTGGATCGGTTAAAACGGGTGTGAATGCTGACTTCGACATTCGGGGACAAGATTTTAAGTTGGGGCTATATGGTATTGATCAACTGATCGTCAAAGGAGAACTGGAAGATGGCCTCCTGAGTTTGCAGCCCCTGCGCATTAAAACGGGTGAGAGCCTATTGGCCTTTCAGGGGGAACTCGGCAGCTCTTATCAGTCGGGTCAACTACAGCTGCAAAACATTTCCGTCGAACCCATCAACCCCTTCCTGGATTTGCCAGTGACTGTGACGGGCAAATTAAATGGCACCCTCAACTTAGCTGGGAATTTAGAGGACCCTCAGCTGGAAGGGCAATTCGAGTTAGTTGATGGGCGTTTGGACGATGCCGTTGTCAATAGTGCTCAGACCACCTTGAGCTATAAACAAGCGCTCCTCAAGATTGACAGTCAGGCTCGTATTAATAACTCCCAACCCTTGATCCTCAAGGGAGAAGTTCCCTATTCACCATTCTTCTCATCTGTGACACCTGCAACAGATCAAGTCTCTCTGACAGCTAGTATTCGGGATGACGGCTTATCCCTGCTGAGTTTATTGACGGACCAAGTGACTTGGGAAGGCGGTAATGGTGCCCTAGATGTAAAAGTCAATGGAACGATTGATCAGCCTGTTGTAGACGGTAGTATTCGCTTTCAAGACGCCAAACTTCAGGCTGCTGCCCTGAAACAGCCCCTAACCAATCTGAATGGCACGATCAAGTTTGATCGCAATTTAGTGACGATTCCTCAATTGACGGCCAACATTGGCGATGGCCGGTTAGTCACCAAGGGCAGTCTGCCCATTTTTCAGGCCTCAAATCAACAAGATTTGAATGTCAGATTGGAAGACTTAGATCTAAATGTCCAAGAACTCTATCAGGGGGGAGTGAATGGAGCCATTGTCGTCAAAGGTAGTGCTCTACAACCTCAGATAGGCGGAAAACTTCAACTCACTAACGGTAAGGTCAAATTAGCTAATGCCAGTGCTGCTGAAAGTGCAGTTCCTGGAACGGTTCCTCAACCTGCTGCGGGTAACCCTATAGACTTCAACAATTTGGTGGTTCAGATTGGCGACAATGTCAAAATTTCTCAGCCGCCTGTCCTTAGTTTTATGGCGACGGGTGAACTCAAAATTAATGGAACAGTGGATCAACCGTTAGCGGATGGCGTGGTTAGCTTTCGTAAAGGATCGATTAATCTGATTACGACTCTGTTTAGCGTTGATTCGAGACGGGATAACTTTGCTAGATTTGAGTCTCGATTTGGCTTAGACCCTTACCTCAACATCGGCATGAAAACCACTGTGACTGAGGTAGTACGTGCTTCAACAACTGATCTAAATGAGTTCGCTGAGTTGCCTTCGAGTGCGATTGGTGCCGTCCAGTCCGTAAAAGTGAGCGCTACGGTTGATGGACGAGCCAGTGAACTCCTCGCTGACTTTGATGATGTGGTCACTCTCAGTAGTCGCCCTGGTCGAACCAATCCCCAAATTATTGCTTTATTGGGGGGCGGCATCGATCGATCACTGCAGGATGGTCAAGCCACTCAAGCTGCAGCCAATATTGCTAGCTCGGCAGCTTTCTCCAGTGTGCAGCAAGCGCTAAATGATGCTCTGGGTAGTCGTGCTAGTTTTCGAGCCTTTCCTGTTTTGCTGCCTAATCAGAGCAATAATCAAAGTGCTGTGCTCGCTTTTGGGGCTGAATTAGGCTTCGACATTACCGACCGCTTTTCTGCCTCCGTTCTCCAAATTTTGACGGGGGTAGATGAACCGACCTTATTTAACTTGAGTTACGAGATCAACAATCAAATTAGAGCCCGGTCCTCGGTCAGCTCTGAAGGCGAAGCAGTCGGTGTTTTGGAATATCGCATTCAATTCTAA
- the corA gene encoding magnesium/cobalt transporter CorA, with protein MTNPLSDPLQQGYVDYFYDQAGSSPGTLTIDEDASPTRIVVIDYNTNQARRIIVDQPEESADYLTTETVSWIDVQGLGDEDILRRLGQTFNLHPLVLEDVVNVPQRQKVEDFEDQLLIIARMVLPHPDGVGFVSEQVSFILHQQALLTIQEEPYHDAFEPVRKRIRLKKGLMRKMGADFLTYALLDAIIDGFFPVLELYGERLETLEDEILENPTREILNQVHSLKRELMTLRRLSWSQRDALSALLREDSPLISQEVKVYLRDCYDHSIQILDMVETYRDFAASLMDVYLSSVSNKMNEVMKVLTVISTIFIPLTFISGLYGMNFNPQVSPFNMPELSWYWGYPAVIATMLLISGSLSYLFWRRGWFNKVSP; from the coding sequence ATGACCAATCCCCTATCGGACCCTTTGCAACAAGGGTACGTCGATTATTTTTATGACCAAGCGGGTAGCTCCCCTGGAACCCTGACCATTGACGAGGATGCTTCACCGACCCGCATCGTCGTCATAGATTACAACACCAATCAAGCTCGCCGGATCATCGTTGATCAGCCTGAAGAAAGTGCGGATTATCTGACAACGGAGACCGTGTCTTGGATTGATGTTCAGGGGCTAGGGGATGAAGACATTCTGCGCCGATTAGGACAAACTTTCAATCTGCATCCATTGGTTTTAGAGGATGTGGTGAACGTACCTCAGCGCCAAAAAGTTGAAGATTTTGAAGATCAGCTCTTGATCATTGCCCGTATGGTTCTTCCTCACCCAGATGGCGTCGGGTTTGTGAGTGAGCAAGTCAGCTTCATCTTGCACCAACAAGCATTGCTGACCATTCAAGAAGAGCCCTACCACGATGCTTTTGAGCCAGTCCGCAAGCGGATTCGATTGAAGAAGGGATTAATGCGAAAAATGGGAGCTGACTTTCTGACCTATGCCCTATTAGACGCCATTATTGATGGTTTCTTTCCGGTGTTAGAACTCTACGGAGAACGCTTAGAAACCTTAGAAGATGAAATACTAGAAAATCCCACCCGAGAGATCCTGAACCAAGTTCACTCCCTTAAACGCGAGCTGATGACGCTGCGACGGCTGAGTTGGTCCCAACGGGATGCGTTATCTGCCCTTTTGCGGGAAGATAGCCCCCTGATCAGCCAAGAGGTGAAAGTGTATCTACGGGACTGTTACGACCATTCCATCCAGATCTTAGACATGGTTGAAACCTATCGAGATTTTGCTGCCAGTCTAATGGATGTTTATTTATCCTCTGTTAGCAATAAAATGAACGAAGTGATGAAAGTCCTAACGGTCATCTCAACTATTTTTATTCCCTTGACCTTTATCTCGGGGTTATATGGCATGAACTTTAACCCTCAAGTCTCCCCTTTTAACATGCCGGAGTTGAGCTGGTACTGGGGGTATCCTGCGGTAATAGCTACCATGTTGTTAATTTCGGGCAGTCTGAGCTATTTATTCTGGCGTCGAGGGTGGTTCAACAAAGTATCACCTTGA
- a CDS encoding LapA family protein: MPILVVLALLIALIAILFALQNAYSIPVSFLIWQFYGSLALILLLTLALGVIVGLLVTAPTIIKRGWVSSRQKRQLSQLEEDYQGQAQDASSQKKKLDLMHSAQMQLFSALGLTEPKTGLLEYQLLDQVLTHALSNLGDNPDSAWHRSICLFVMDIEDAPSSDDVNSRAVWPIITDRIQRQLSPRSWLHFDGNHRLYCITLGMAIEAAADYGEFLSTTLDEPLQLVDASEVSVSLKIGGAIARNNTTVTSQQLISQAEQMLEKSSLWGRSRFRMVEAGVSS; encoded by the coding sequence ATGCCTATCTTAGTTGTTCTCGCGTTACTCATCGCCCTGATTGCCATCCTATTTGCGTTGCAAAACGCTTATTCGATTCCTGTGAGTTTTCTGATTTGGCAATTTTACGGCTCTTTAGCTCTAATTCTCTTACTAACGCTGGCATTAGGGGTTATCGTTGGCTTATTGGTCACTGCTCCCACTATTATTAAACGGGGATGGGTTTCTTCTCGCCAAAAGCGACAACTGAGTCAGCTGGAAGAAGACTACCAGGGGCAAGCTCAAGATGCATCTAGCCAGAAGAAGAAGCTTGATTTGATGCATTCGGCACAGATGCAGTTATTTTCGGCCCTCGGATTAACGGAACCTAAAACAGGGTTATTAGAATATCAGCTACTGGATCAAGTTCTCACTCATGCCTTGAGTAACTTGGGGGATAATCCTGATTCGGCTTGGCATCGCTCTATCTGTTTATTCGTGATGGATATTGAAGATGCCCCTAGTTCTGATGACGTCAATTCAAGAGCCGTTTGGCCTATCATTACCGATCGAATACAGCGTCAGCTTTCTCCTCGTAGCTGGCTACATTTTGATGGCAACCATCGTTTATATTGCATCACTCTGGGAATGGCCATTGAAGCAGCAGCCGACTATGGTGAGTTTCTATCCACAACTTTAGATGAACCCTTACAGCTAGTGGATGCTTCAGAAGTCTCTGTGAGTTTAAAGATTGGAGGTGCGATCGCACGCAATAACACCACCGTTACCAGTCAACAACTCATTTCCCAAGCCGAGCAAATGCTAGAGAAATCAAGCCTTTGGGGACGGAGTCGCTTTCGGATGGTGGAGGCAGGTGTCTCCTCTTAA
- a CDS encoding tetratricopeptide repeat protein — protein sequence MLISPHRSWLFPTLLIAVLLSVGNSQESYAKPYTQQSSLEHIALSREDRSQILFSTGIQKALNGDYVHAIQDYDQALQLAPSNSEVYYNRGVAYFSINRPQNALQDFSQAIALQPNMAEAYGNRGLIRQTLGDRQGAISDYQQAKQLFQQKGNRPAAEQMEHWIDQQGTPQ from the coding sequence ATGCTTATCTCTCCTCATCGTTCCTGGCTTTTTCCTACTCTATTAATTGCCGTCCTTCTATCAGTAGGCAATAGCCAAGAGAGTTATGCTAAACCTTATACTCAGCAATCGTCATTAGAACATATTGCTCTTTCCAGGGAAGATCGATCACAAATTTTGTTCTCCACAGGCATTCAAAAAGCCTTAAATGGAGATTATGTCCATGCTATTCAAGACTATGACCAAGCCCTTCAGCTAGCCCCTAGTAATTCAGAGGTCTATTACAACCGAGGCGTTGCTTATTTTTCAATTAATCGGCCCCAAAATGCACTGCAAGATTTTAGCCAAGCCATTGCTCTACAACCCAATATGGCTGAAGCTTATGGCAATCGAGGCTTAATTCGCCAAACCTTGGGAGATCGCCAAGGAGCCATCTCTGATTACCAGCAGGCTAAACAATTATTTCAACAAAAAGGAAATCGGCCAGCCGCTGAGCAAATGGAGCATTGGATCGATCAGCAAGGGACACCTCAATAG
- a CDS encoding rhomboid family intramembrane serine protease, whose product MAFKLPKRQTSGSVVCFSCQKLVSIEQKECLQCGQANPSLWGFARPISRLGANFGFIKIVIIGCTLLYLITLLFDLPGVQSAGVMNLLMPSSYSLLIFGSTGSVPIFEWGRWWTVLSSGWLHGGLWHLGFNMAWLNYLSPMVAKGYGAGRLVSIYTFTTITSSVLTSFVAQYWTSLPASFSGSNFSVGASGGVFGLLGALVIYGQRANQRQVLQQALTLTIVSFVLSAFVGRVDNWGHLGGFMGGYLIGLMPGFNPNQPQRLYHLGIAAGALAVTFVSIILSPIHALLIG is encoded by the coding sequence ATGGCCTTTAAGTTACCTAAACGACAGACATCGGGTTCTGTCGTCTGTTTTTCCTGTCAGAAATTAGTATCAATTGAACAAAAGGAATGTCTCCAATGTGGTCAAGCTAATCCCAGCTTATGGGGATTTGCACGTCCAATTAGCAGATTAGGGGCCAATTTTGGTTTCATCAAAATTGTGATCATCGGGTGTACTTTGCTCTATCTGATCACACTATTGTTTGATCTTCCTGGTGTTCAGTCAGCAGGGGTTATGAACCTTTTAATGCCGAGTTCCTATAGCTTGCTGATTTTTGGCTCTACAGGTTCCGTTCCCATATTTGAGTGGGGCCGATGGTGGACAGTACTCAGTTCGGGTTGGCTCCATGGGGGGCTGTGGCATTTAGGGTTCAATATGGCCTGGTTAAACTATCTTTCACCCATGGTGGCAAAGGGGTATGGGGCAGGTCGGTTAGTCAGTATCTATACATTCACAACCATTACCAGTTCAGTGTTAACCAGTTTTGTGGCTCAATATTGGACTTCTTTGCCTGCATCGTTTAGTGGGTCTAACTTCAGTGTAGGAGCTTCTGGCGGCGTTTTTGGTCTCCTGGGAGCACTGGTGATTTATGGTCAACGGGCGAATCAACGACAGGTTTTACAACAAGCCCTGACGCTGACTATTGTTTCGTTTGTACTGTCAGCTTTTGTTGGTAGGGTAGACAATTGGGGACACCTGGGTGGGTTTATGGGTGGGTATCTAATCGGACTTATGCCTGGGTTTAACCCTAATCAACCTCAACGTCTCTATCATCTGGGGATTGCAGCTGGGGCATTGGCGGTGACCTTTGTCAGCATTATTCTGTCCCCCATCCATGCACTGCTCATTGGATAA
- a CDS encoding phosphomannomutase/phosphoglucomutase, giving the protein MTLTAFNWPQLQNGSDIRGVALEGVEGEAVNLTPEIAQILGMAFVHWLSQTLNKSASELTVGVGRDSRISGPTLMDAVLAGITQMGSNGYNFGLASTPAMFKSTVTDGFNCDGAIMLTASHLPFNRNGLKFFTAQGGLGKTDITQILSLAAEQAFEVAADPGQVSEHNFIGVYAAELVSQIRAAVNHPDHFEQPLQGLHIVVDAGNGAGGFYADQVLKPLGADIMGSQFLDPDGTFPNHIPNPENKEAMAAICQAVTQQQADFGIIFDTDVDRAAAVDHLGQDLNRNRLIALISAVVLREHPGSTIVTDSITSDGLTQFIGDELGGVHHRFKRGYKNVINESVRLNQSGQESWLAIETSGHGAMKENYFLDDGAYLISKLLVELAKSKMAGQNITDLIANLTEPQESEEYRIKIQADDFKAHGNSVISKLENFAAQQSDWQIVPNNYEGIRIACSSPSEQGWLLLRLSLHDPVLPLNIESNVGGGVASIATKLASFFQGIDGLNLPSALRSS; this is encoded by the coding sequence ATGACCCTGACCGCATTTAACTGGCCTCAACTTCAAAATGGTTCAGATATTCGAGGCGTTGCTTTAGAAGGCGTTGAAGGGGAAGCCGTGAACCTGACCCCAGAGATCGCCCAGATCTTAGGCATGGCTTTCGTACATTGGCTCTCCCAAACCCTGAACAAATCTGCTAGTGAGCTAACCGTTGGCGTCGGTCGAGACAGCCGCATTTCTGGCCCCACGTTGATGGACGCTGTTCTGGCTGGCATTACCCAGATGGGGAGTAATGGCTACAACTTTGGATTGGCCTCCACCCCAGCCATGTTCAAAAGCACGGTTACCGATGGGTTTAACTGTGACGGTGCAATTATGCTGACCGCTAGCCACCTTCCCTTTAATCGCAATGGCCTCAAATTTTTTACAGCTCAAGGAGGCCTAGGCAAAACCGATATCACCCAAATCCTCAGTCTCGCTGCTGAGCAGGCGTTTGAAGTGGCGGCTGATCCGGGCCAAGTCTCCGAGCACAACTTTATTGGGGTGTATGCCGCAGAACTGGTGAGTCAAATTCGCGCGGCTGTTAATCATCCAGACCATTTTGAACAACCCTTGCAAGGACTCCATATTGTCGTCGATGCCGGTAATGGCGCTGGAGGGTTTTACGCTGATCAGGTCTTAAAGCCCCTAGGAGCAGATATCATGGGCAGCCAATTTCTAGACCCAGATGGCACGTTTCCCAACCATATTCCTAATCCTGAAAATAAAGAAGCAATGGCAGCCATTTGCCAAGCCGTAACCCAGCAACAGGCAGACTTCGGTATTATTTTCGATACGGATGTGGATCGCGCTGCTGCCGTCGATCATCTTGGGCAGGATCTGAATCGCAATCGGCTGATCGCCTTAATCTCTGCGGTGGTTTTGCGGGAGCATCCAGGTTCCACCATTGTCACGGACTCCATCACTTCAGATGGGCTCACTCAATTTATTGGGGATGAGTTAGGCGGTGTGCATCATCGGTTTAAGCGCGGCTACAAGAATGTGATTAATGAGTCTGTTCGTTTAAACCAGTCAGGGCAAGAATCTTGGTTAGCCATTGAGACCTCCGGTCATGGGGCGATGAAGGAAAACTATTTTCTAGATGATGGGGCTTATCTGATCAGCAAGCTATTGGTCGAACTGGCGAAGTCCAAGATGGCAGGCCAAAATATCACTGATTTGATCGCCAATCTGACAGAACCTCAGGAAAGTGAAGAATATCGTATCAAGATCCAGGCGGATGATTTCAAAGCCCATGGGAACTCGGTTATTTCCAAGTTAGAAAACTTTGCGGCTCAGCAATCAGACTGGCAAATCGTTCCCAATAATTACGAAGGTATTCGGATCGCCTGCAGCTCCCCCTCAGAGCAAGGCTGGTTATTACTGCGATTGTCCCTCCACGATCCCGTTTTACCCCTAAATATTGAGTCTAATGTAGGAGGTGGTGTGGCCAGTATTGCAACAAAGCTCGCCTCTTTTTTCCAAGGTATTGATGGATTGAACTTGCCTTCAGCGCTTAGGAGTTCCTAG